One window of the Macaca thibetana thibetana isolate TM-01 chromosome 1, ASM2454274v1, whole genome shotgun sequence genome contains the following:
- the HJV gene encoding hemojuvelin codes for MGEQGQSPSPRSSHGSPPTLSTLTLLLLLCGHAHSQCKILRCNAEYVSSTLSLRGGGSSGALRGGGGGGRGGGVGSGGLCRALRSYALCTRRTARTCRGDLAFHSAVHGIEDLMIQHNCSRQGPTAPPPPRGPALPGAGSGLPAPDPCDYEGRFSRLHGRPPGFLHCASFGDPHVRSFHHHFHTCRVQGAWPLLDNDFLFVQATSSPMALGANATATRKLTIIFKNMQECIDQKVYQAEVDNLPAAFEDGSVNGGDRPGGSSLSIQTANPGNHVEIQAAYIGTTIIIRQTAGQLSFSIKVAEDVAMAFSAEQDLQLCVGGCPPSQRLSRSERSRRGAITIDTARRLCKEGLPVEDAYFHSCVFDVLISGDPNFTVAAQAALEDARAFLPDLEKLHLFPSDAGVSLSSATFLAPLLSGLFVLWLCIQ; via the exons ATGGGGGAGCAAGGCCAGTCCCCTAGTCCCAGGTCCTCCCATGGCAGTCCCCCAACTCTAAGCACTCTCACTCTCCTGCTGCTCCTCTGTGGACATG CTCATTCTCAATGCAAGATCCTCCGCTGCAATGCTGAGTATGTATCGTCCACTCTGAGCCTTAGAGGTGGCGGTTCATCAGGAGCACttcgaggaggaggaggaggaggccgggGTGGAGGGGTGGGCTCTGGCGGCCTCTGTCGAGCCCTACGCTCCTATGCGCTCTGCACTCGGCGCACCGCCCGCACCTGCCGTGGGGACCTCGCCTTCCATTCGGCGGTACATGGCATCGAAGACCTGATGATCCAGCACAACTGCTCGCGCCAGGGCCCTACAGCCCCTCCCCCGCCCCGGGGCCCCGCCCTTCCAGGCGCAGGCTCCGGCCTCCCTGCCCCGGACCCTTGTGACTATGAAGGCCGGTTTTCCCGGCTGCATGGTCGTCCCCCGGGGTTCTTGCATTGCGCTTCCTTCGGGGACCCCCATGTGCGCAGCTTCCACCACCATTTTCACACATGCCGTGTCCAAGGAGCTTGGCCTCTACTGGATAACGACTTCCTCTTTGTCCAAGCCACCAGCTCCCCCATGGCGTTGGGGGCCAACGCTACCGCTACCCGGAAG CTCACCATCATATTTAAGAACATGCAGGAATGCATTGATCAGAAGGTCTATCAGGCTGAGGTGGATAATCTTCCTGCAGCCTTTGAAGATGGTTCTGTCAATGGAGGTGACCGACCTGGGGGATCCAGTTTGTCGATTCAAACTGCTAACCCTGGGAACCACGTGGAGATCCAAGCTGCCTACATTGGCACAACTATAATCATTCGGCAGACAGCTGGGCAGCTCTCCTTCTCCATCAAGGTAGCAGAGGATGTGGCCATGGCCTTCTCAGCTGAACAGGACCTGCAGCTCTGTGTTGGGGGGTGCCCTCCAAGTCAGCGACTCTCTCGATCAGAGCGCAGTCGTCGGGGAGCTATAACCATTGATACTGCCAGACGGCTGTGTAAGGAAGGGCTTCCAGTGGAAGATGCTTACTTCCATTCCTGTGTCTTTGATGTTTTAATTTCTGGTGATCCTAACTTTACTGTGGCAGCTCAGGCAGCACTGGAGGATGCCCGAGCTTTCCTGCCAGACTTAGAGAAGCTGCATCTCTTCCCTTCAGATGCTGGGGTTTCTCTTTCCTCAGCAACCTTCCTAGCCCCACTCCTTTCTGGGCTCTTTGTTCTGTGGCTTTGCATTCAGTAA